Proteins found in one Arcobacter sp. F2176 genomic segment:
- a CDS encoding diguanylate cyclase, with protein MRILFIPLFILFYLSINVIAEPIKLTKDEKTFIASHPIIKVGMMPDFTPFTYYIKNTPVGFEHDLLNIISKRTGLIFERKIDNWTKVYSAFKDKNIDMVTSISYKKYREPFTIFTSAYYEIPIMIFVRDDFGEYKGIKSLKGKKVGVLKDVFYVKELEDMKTMDLVYYDNYTDLLNDLVFGKIDALIQNLTNINYLIKKYLYSNVKLASELILPNTKKEDLRFGVQPEKPLLASILEKALDSLSKKEKEDLVTKWIGSIKQYKGGHIELNKEQKAYLNTKVIKYCINPDGMPFEGLNEKGEHTGMSSDYYTLFEKMLSAKFELVKTNNWNESITFIKQKKCDMLALGMETPERKRNLNFTSSYLEVPLVVATRVDVPFINQILDLENEKIGIIKGDAFVKILRQKYPSLNLIEVTDIKEGLDKVKDGELFGYIDTLASIGYEFQQKYFGELKIAGKISENLKLSIAIVKEDKTLLTILQKTVNKITNEMHREIFSKWVPIKYQKGIDYDLVWKISIGAILFIILVVYWNRKIIQTNKLLQEAKKDIEVKNKELEKLAITDKLTNLYNRRKLDELLQNELNRSERFKHTFAVTILDIDYFKKVNDTFGHQTGDKVLIEISNILKTHIRTTDFVGRFGGEEFVIICPESQEDGVFNLMESIRLDISNYDFKNIGNITVSFGIALSKENDTVESILKRADDALYEAKNFGRNRVTVKD; from the coding sequence ATGAGAATATTGTTTATACCATTATTTATTTTATTTTATTTATCAATAAATGTAATAGCAGAACCTATTAAATTAACAAAAGATGAAAAAACCTTTATTGCTTCACATCCAATAATCAAAGTGGGGATGATGCCAGACTTTACACCATTTACTTATTATATAAAAAATACACCCGTTGGGTTTGAACATGATTTATTAAATATAATTTCCAAAAGAACAGGCTTAATATTTGAAAGAAAAATAGATAACTGGACAAAAGTATATTCTGCTTTTAAAGATAAAAATATAGATATGGTTACTAGTATTTCATATAAAAAATATCGAGAACCTTTTACTATTTTTACAAGTGCATATTATGAAATACCTATTATGATATTTGTAAGGGATGACTTTGGAGAATATAAGGGAATTAAAAGTCTTAAAGGGAAGAAAGTAGGAGTTTTAAAAGATGTCTTTTATGTCAAAGAATTAGAAGATATGAAGACAATGGACTTAGTCTATTATGACAACTATACTGATTTATTAAATGATTTAGTCTTTGGCAAAATCGATGCCTTGATTCAAAATCTTACAAATATTAATTATCTTATAAAAAAATATTTATACTCTAATGTGAAACTAGCAAGTGAATTAATTCTTCCAAATACAAAAAAAGAGGATTTAAGATTTGGTGTTCAACCTGAAAAACCACTTTTAGCTTCTATTTTAGAAAAAGCTCTTGATTCTTTAAGTAAAAAAGAAAAAGAAGATTTAGTCACTAAGTGGATTGGTTCCATAAAACAGTACAAAGGCGGACATATTGAACTCAACAAAGAACAAAAAGCTTACCTTAATACAAAAGTTATCAAATATTGTATAAATCCTGATGGTATGCCATTTGAAGGACTTAATGAAAAAGGTGAACATACAGGAATGAGTTCAGATTATTATACTTTATTTGAAAAAATGCTATCAGCAAAATTTGAACTTGTTAAAACAAATAACTGGAATGAATCAATCACTTTTATAAAGCAAAAGAAATGTGACATGTTGGCTCTTGGAATGGAAACTCCTGAAAGAAAAAGAAATCTAAACTTTACAAGTAGTTATTTAGAAGTTCCCCTAGTAGTAGCAACAAGAGTTGATGTGCCATTTATAAATCAAATACTAGACTTAGAAAATGAAAAAATTGGTATCATAAAAGGAGATGCTTTTGTAAAGATACTTCGACAGAAGTACCCTTCTTTAAATCTAATAGAAGTAACTGATATAAAAGAAGGTCTAGACAAAGTTAAAGATGGAGAACTATTTGGATATATAGATACCTTGGCTAGTATAGGGTATGAATTTCAACAAAAGTATTTTGGAGAACTTAAAATTGCAGGAAAGATATCTGAAAATTTGAAACTATCAATTGCTATTGTAAAAGAAGATAAGACATTATTAACTATTTTACAAAAAACAGTCAATAAAATAACAAATGAAATGCACAGAGAAATTTTTAGTAAATGGGTTCCTATAAAATACCAAAAAGGTATAGACTATGATTTAGTTTGGAAAATTTCTATTGGGGCTATATTATTTATCATTCTTGTTGTTTATTGGAATAGAAAAATCATACAAACAAATAAGTTATTACAAGAAGCAAAAAAAGATATTGAAGTAAAAAATAAAGAGTTAGAAAAACTTGCAATAACAGACAAATTGACAAATTTATATAATAGAAGAAAATTAGATGAACTATTACAAAATGAGTTAAATAGATCTGAAAGATTTAAACATACATTTGCTGTAACTATTTTAGATATAGATTATTTTAAAAAAGTCAATGATACTTTTGGACACCAAACAGGAGATAAAGTTTTAATAGAAATTTCAAATATATTAAAAACTCATATAAGAACAACAGATTTTGTAGGAAGATTTGGTGGAGAAGAGTTTGTAATAATCTGTCCAGAATCACAAGAAGATGGTGTATTTAATTTAATGGAAAGTATTCGTTTAGATATATCAAACTATGATTTTAAAAATATAGGAAATATAACTGTTAGCTTTGGTATTGCATTATCTAAAGAAAATGATACAGTTGAATCAATTCTAAAAAGAGCAGATGATGCACTTTATGAAGCTAAAAACTTTGGCAGAAATAGAGTTACCGTAAAAGATTAA
- a CDS encoding HAD family hydrolase: protein MKSLIFDLDGTLINSLLDIALSMNKVLEKHGYETHEIDKYNYFVGDGALVLVKNALPQDTTQEDVQLVLKSFIEIYEQNTHNNTFAYEGIYEMLEKLEKLKIKKAILSNKPHLFTLKYMENLFNNFNFQEIHGQKSDVPKKPDPTMAIQIATKLNTPCNQIVFIGDTSTDIKTAKNANMLSIGVAWGFRPIEELKEAGADFIAYKPMDIVDYVTSL, encoded by the coding sequence ATGAAATCTCTTATTTTTGATTTGGATGGAACATTAATAAACTCTCTTTTAGACATTGCTCTTAGCATGAATAAAGTATTGGAAAAACATGGCTATGAAACACATGAAATTGACAAATATAACTATTTTGTGGGAGATGGTGCTTTAGTTTTAGTGAAAAATGCTTTACCACAAGATACAACACAAGAAGATGTTCAATTAGTATTAAAAAGTTTTATTGAAATTTATGAACAAAATACTCACAATAATACTTTTGCATATGAAGGTATTTATGAGATGTTAGAAAAATTAGAAAAGTTAAAAATCAAAAAAGCAATATTATCAAATAAACCACACCTATTTACTCTAAAATATATGGAAAACTTATTTAATAATTTTAATTTTCAAGAAATTCATGGACAAAAAAGTGATGTTCCTAAAAAACCAGATCCAACCATGGCTATACAAATTGCTACAAAACTAAACACTCCTTGTAATCAAATCGTATTTATTGGTGACACTTCAACTGATATAAAAACAGCTAAAAATGCGAATATGTTAAGTATTGGCGTAGCTTGGGGATTTAGACCCATTGAAGAATTAAAAGAAGCAGGAGCTGATTTTATTGCATATAAGCCTATGGATATAGTTGATTATGTAACATCATTGTAA
- a CDS encoding acetolactate synthase large subunit: protein MKASDLFVKALENEGVEYIFGIPGEENLDFLESLRKSKIKLILTRHEQGAGFMAATYGRLTGKVGVCISTLGPGATNFATAAAYAQLGGMPMMMITGQKPIKKSKQGRFQIIDVVGMMRPMTKYAKQVVNGNNIPSMVREAFKVATAERPGAVHIELPEDIAEEEAGDHVYPVRNVRYPFAEKATILQAVRMIEESKKPLILIGAGANRNRIGDALTDFVNDTGIPFFTTQMGKGVIDDNHKLCLGTAALSADDFIHAAISTADLIINVGHDVIEKPPFFMEEGPDACKVIHLNFSPSEVDDTYFPHLDVVGDIAGSITDLNRALSPQAHWDFEFYKTVIRTINKRLTKYFGDMRFPILPQRAVKTIRDILAPEDILTLDNGVYKIWFARNYKAARPNTVLLDNALATMGAGLPSAMTAKMVYPDRKVVAVCGDGGFMMNSQELETAVRLGLDITVVILNDNAFGMIKWKQTGMGFDTFGLDYNNPDFVKYAESYGAIGHRPASCEEFTETLEKCVNSKGVHLIDLAVDYSLNHAILNDLVKNAETLLEGEENE from the coding sequence ATGAAGGCATCTGATTTATTTGTAAAAGCCTTAGAAAATGAAGGCGTTGAGTACATATTTGGAATACCTGGTGAAGAAAACTTAGATTTTTTAGAATCATTAAGAAAATCTAAAATTAAATTGATTTTAACAAGGCATGAACAAGGGGCAGGTTTCATGGCTGCAACTTATGGAAGACTAACAGGAAAAGTTGGAGTTTGTATCTCTACTCTTGGGCCTGGAGCTACTAACTTTGCAACAGCTGCTGCTTATGCACAACTTGGTGGAATGCCAATGATGATGATTACTGGACAAAAACCAATTAAAAAATCTAAACAGGGAAGATTTCAAATTATTGATGTTGTTGGTATGATGAGACCAATGACTAAATATGCTAAACAAGTTGTAAATGGAAATAACATTCCATCAATGGTAAGAGAAGCATTTAAAGTAGCAACAGCAGAAAGACCAGGTGCAGTTCATATTGAATTACCTGAAGATATTGCAGAAGAAGAAGCTGGGGATCATGTTTATCCAGTAAGAAATGTAAGATATCCATTTGCTGAGAAAGCTACAATCTTACAAGCAGTTAGAATGATTGAAGAATCAAAAAAACCATTAATTCTAATTGGGGCAGGAGCTAATAGAAATAGAATTGGTGATGCTTTAACTGATTTTGTTAATGACACAGGAATTCCATTCTTTACTACTCAAATGGGTAAAGGTGTGATTGATGATAATCATAAGTTATGTTTAGGAACAGCTGCTCTTTCTGCTGATGATTTTATTCATGCTGCTATTTCAACAGCCGATTTAATTATCAATGTTGGTCATGATGTTATTGAAAAACCACCATTTTTCATGGAAGAAGGTCCTGATGCTTGTAAAGTTATTCACTTGAACTTCTCTCCATCAGAAGTTGATGATACTTATTTCCCACACTTAGATGTTGTTGGTGATATCGCAGGAAGTATTACAGATTTAAATAGAGCATTATCTCCTCAAGCTCATTGGGATTTTGAATTTTATAAAACAGTTATTAGAACTATTAACAAAAGATTGACTAAATATTTTGGTGATATGAGATTCCCTATTTTACCTCAAAGAGCTGTAAAAACTATTAGAGATATTTTAGCACCTGAAGATATTTTAACACTAGATAATGGTGTATATAAAATCTGGTTTGCTAGAAACTATAAAGCAGCTAGACCAAATACTGTATTACTAGATAATGCACTAGCTACTATGGGTGCTGGTCTTCCATCAGCAATGACAGCTAAAATGGTTTATCCTGATAGAAAAGTTGTAGCAGTTTGTGGTGATGGTGGGTTTATGATGAATTCACAAGAACTAGAAACAGCAGTAAGACTTGGTCTTGATATTACTGTAGTAATTCTAAATGATAATGCATTTGGAATGATTAAATGGAAACAAACTGGTATGGGATTTGATACATTTGGACTTGACTATAATAATCCAGATTTTGTTAAATATGCAGAAAGTTATGGTGCAATTGGACACAGACCTGCATCTTGTGAAGAGTTTACAGAAACATTAGAAAAATGTGTAAATTCTAAAGGTGTACATTTAATAGATTTAGCTGTTGATTATTCATTAAATCACGCTATCTTAAATGACCTTGTGAAAAATGCTGAAACATTATTAGAAGGAGAAGAAAATGAGTAA
- a CDS encoding aldehyde dehydrogenase family protein yields the protein MSKTIEVTSPYDGKVVGNVPFNSEEEVQAAIDLASDTFLDHKNALPKYKRIEILEKVAEIMSSQIEELTILCASEGGKPYVDSKVEINRAINGIKLSIEALGALEGKEVAMGHTASSANRMAYTFREPIGVVAAISAFNHPFNLAVHQVIPAIAVGCPVVIKPATQTPMSAIRLVEILEEAGLPKGWAQAVVCDRHGGELLATSPKVDFLTFIGSGAVGWYLKSKVANGTRVALEHGGVAPVIVEPDADIDAMIPDLGKGGFYHAGQVCVSVQRVYVHESICDEVSSKLSDYASKLVVGDQLDPKTEVGPLINHNEVNRVEEWVNDAVAKGGKILTGGKRISDSCFEPTVILNPSDDAIISQKEIFGPVVVIYSYSDIEEAFDRANSLDVSFQAAVFTKNIDTALKAVKRINGTAIMVNDHTAFRVDWMPFGGAKASGLGLGGIHYSMEEMTNQKMMVIKSPVL from the coding sequence ATGAGTAAAACAATAGAAGTAACATCACCGTATGATGGGAAAGTAGTAGGGAATGTTCCGTTTAATAGTGAAGAAGAAGTACAAGCAGCGATAGATTTAGCAAGTGATACTTTTTTAGATCATAAGAATGCCTTACCAAAATATAAAAGAATAGAGATTTTAGAGAAAGTAGCAGAAATAATGTCTTCTCAAATAGAAGAATTAACAATACTTTGTGCAAGTGAAGGTGGGAAGCCTTATGTAGATTCTAAAGTTGAAATAAATAGAGCAATCAACGGTATAAAACTATCTATTGAAGCCCTAGGAGCACTAGAAGGAAAAGAAGTGGCAATGGGTCATACAGCTTCAAGTGCAAATAGAATGGCTTACACATTTAGAGAACCAATAGGAGTGGTAGCAGCAATATCAGCATTTAATCACCCATTTAACCTAGCAGTTCACCAAGTAATTCCAGCAATCGCAGTAGGATGCCCAGTAGTAATCAAACCAGCAACTCAAACTCCAATGAGTGCAATAAGATTAGTAGAAATTCTAGAAGAAGCAGGACTTCCAAAAGGATGGGCACAAGCAGTAGTTTGTGATAGACATGGAGGAGAACTGCTTGCAACTTCTCCTAAAGTAGATTTCCTAACATTTATAGGTTCTGGTGCAGTTGGTTGGTACTTAAAATCTAAAGTGGCAAATGGAACAAGAGTAGCACTAGAACATGGTGGTGTTGCACCTGTAATAGTAGAACCAGATGCAGATATCGATGCAATGATTCCAGACTTAGGTAAAGGTGGATTCTACCACGCAGGTCAAGTTTGTGTTTCTGTGCAAAGAGTATATGTACATGAATCAATTTGTGATGAAGTGTCTTCTAAACTTTCTGATTATGCATCTAAATTAGTAGTAGGTGACCAATTAGACCCTAAAACAGAAGTAGGACCACTAATTAACCATAATGAAGTAAATAGAGTAGAAGAATGGGTAAATGATGCAGTAGCAAAAGGTGGGAAAATATTAACTGGTGGTAAAAGAATTTCAGATTCTTGCTTTGAACCAACAGTAATATTAAACCCAAGTGATGATGCAATTATTTCTCAAAAAGAGATATTCGGACCAGTAGTAGTAATTTATTCTTACTCAGATATAGAAGAAGCATTCGATAGAGCGAACTCTTTAGATGTGTCTTTCCAAGCAGCAGTGTTTACAAAAAATATAGATACAGCATTAAAAGCAGTGAAAAGAATAAATGGAACAGCAATAATGGTAAATGACCATACAGCATTTAGAGTAGATTGGATGCCGTTTGGAGGAGCGAAAGCTTCAGGATTAGGATTAGGTGGAATACACTATAGTATGGAAGAGATGACAAACCAAAAAATGATGGTAATCAAATCACCAGTATTATAA
- a CDS encoding response regulator transcription factor, with the protein MDYGLLKKYTKDFNVLFVEDDIDFRKEFFELLQDIFPKVTIAVDGLDALNKYKEFYAQTNKFYDLIISDIKMPNFDGTQLVEAIYKIKDDQTIVILSARNEFKYLLPLVNLGIHQFFTKPINYSTFLDDIFKLSNQIYHLKLNDNKNVLRIDESLVWDIENKRLMQNNAEIKLTKKEIIFVDTILSNNGRICTVDELIDIIWFEEFDVNADIRNLKNIISRLRKKVPQLHVKNIYGMGYKADY; encoded by the coding sequence ATGGATTATGGATTGTTGAAAAAATATACTAAAGATTTTAATGTACTTTTTGTTGAAGATGACATTGACTTTAGAAAAGAATTTTTTGAATTACTCCAAGATATTTTTCCAAAAGTTACAATAGCAGTTGATGGATTAGATGCCTTAAACAAGTATAAAGAATTTTATGCACAAACAAATAAATTTTATGATTTGATAATTTCAGATATAAAAATGCCAAATTTTGATGGTACCCAATTAGTTGAGGCAATATATAAAATAAAAGATGATCAAACTATTGTAATCTTATCTGCAAGAAATGAATTCAAATATCTTTTGCCTTTAGTCAATCTAGGAATACATCAGTTTTTCACTAAACCAATAAATTATTCTACTTTTTTGGATGATATTTTTAAACTATCTAATCAGATTTACCATTTGAAATTAAATGATAATAAAAATGTATTAAGAATTGATGAGTCTTTAGTTTGGGATATAGAAAATAAAAGACTAATGCAAAATAATGCAGAAATAAAACTAACAAAAAAAGAGATTATCTTTGTAGATACAATACTAAGTAATAATGGGAGAATATGTACAGTAGATGAACTGATTGATATTATTTGGTTTGAAGAGTTTGATGTTAATGCAGATATTAGAAATCTTAAAAATATCATTTCTCGTTTACGAAAAAAAGTACCCCAATTACATGTAAAAAATATTTATGGGATGGGATATAAAGCTGATTATTGA
- a CDS encoding hybrid sensor histidine kinase/response regulator, which translates to MIDNQVLKNITVLYAEDESIIQEGITETLNLFGIDVICAQNGQEGLSIFKSSSKKIDLILTDIKMPKLDGLGMIEKIREIDKDIPIIITTAHHETSFLLHSIELNIDAYVLKPIDIYKLKENLIKAISAKVLKEELIKKNEKLEIEIKKNEEKQHIIESQSRFAAMGEMISMIAHQWRQPLSSIGTASFNLKYKLLSEKFDLDTQEGRIEQTKFFTNKLDEIEFYVQNLTTTIDDFRNFFKTDKELVNTTIENSIKKSLKIIQRDLESNNIELIQNFESENRINIYENEMIHVFINILKNAQDKFLEKKTKNAKIEIKTWDLENSIKIEIHDNGGGIAEEDLDIIFEPYFSTKKEKNGTGIGLYMSKIIVQSHHQGELFAKNIKEGISFYIIIPSML; encoded by the coding sequence ATGATAGATAATCAAGTTCTAAAAAATATAACGGTTCTTTATGCAGAAGATGAATCTATAATACAAGAAGGAATAACAGAAACTCTAAATCTTTTTGGAATAGATGTTATTTGTGCTCAAAATGGGCAAGAAGGTTTATCTATTTTTAAATCTTCTAGTAAAAAAATAGATTTAATCTTAACTGATATTAAAATGCCCAAACTAGATGGTCTTGGAATGATTGAAAAAATTAGAGAAATTGATAAAGATATTCCAATAATTATTACAACAGCTCACCATGAAACAAGTTTCCTTTTACACTCAATTGAACTAAATATTGATGCTTATGTATTAAAACCTATTGATATTTATAAATTAAAAGAAAATTTAATAAAAGCAATATCGGCAAAAGTATTAAAAGAAGAATTAATAAAAAAAAATGAAAAACTAGAAATAGAAATTAAAAAAAATGAAGAGAAACAACATATTATAGAAAGTCAATCAAGGTTCGCAGCAATGGGCGAGATGATAAGTATGATAGCTCATCAGTGGAGACAACCTTTATCTTCAATTGGAACGGCGTCTTTTAATTTAAAATATAAATTATTATCTGAAAAATTTGATTTAGATACACAAGAAGGAAGAATTGAACAAACTAAATTTTTTACTAATAAGCTTGATGAAATAGAATTTTATGTACAAAATTTAACTACTACGATAGATGATTTCAGGAATTTTTTTAAAACAGATAAAGAACTTGTTAATACAACTATTGAAAATTCTATTAAAAAATCACTAAAGATAATACAAAGAGATTTAGAATCTAATAACATTGAATTAATACAAAATTTTGAAAGTGAAAATAGAATTAATATTTATGAAAATGAGATGATTCATGTATTTATAAATATATTAAAGAATGCCCAAGATAAATTTTTAGAAAAAAAGACTAAAAATGCGAAAATAGAAATTAAAACTTGGGATTTAGAGAATAGTATAAAAATAGAAATACATGATAATGGAGGAGGAATTGCAGAAGAAGACCTAGATATTATTTTTGAACCATATTTTTCAACTAAAAAAGAAAAAAATGGAACAGGAATAGGTCTTTATATGTCAAAAATCATAGTGCAAAGTCACCATCAAGGAGAATTATTTGCAAAAAATATTAAAGAAGGTATTTCTTTTTATATAATAATACCTAGTATGCTATAA
- a CDS encoding transporter substrate-binding domain-containing protein translates to MKFLFFLFFFFSVLYANSTDLSKEEKKWIKNNEIKIGITDLYPLSYLTRDYQRNGFANDVLNLIIKKFQIKTKSVDITQGDVESAFENQEIDVAPVINQKKVKSDYGVYTSDILEIKNILFVKKEQININSIDDLENKRVAVINEAGAISNIKKQYPFIKIVETKNAQESAQELLEGNVDALIASPILIQKYLEKNLIIDLKAMPLISFNPSKLYFFIRKDKRELQSILEKGLNSISIKDTKKLFDKWFLKDLANLPIMFTKEQINYLQRRTNINLCVDPDWMPYEKIENHKHVGIVADYMKVFEKKIGIPLHLIETKNWTESLKYMEERKCDVLSLVQDIKSREHYMNFTKPYVTAPLVLVTKRNVSFISDLKMLKNKKIGIQKNFAYNEIIRRDYPNLKVVDMDHLRMGLKKVERGELFGQVTTHLNVAYAFQEEFYGSLQISGKFDEKWHLSVGVRNDDPVLLSIFEKVVDSISDETKQRIINKWVSIKYEKSIDYKLFWSVISFLFFILLLILYTYILQRNYIKKLTNVKEEIEMLNSTLEKKVQSRTQELELSNKKLKIKTHELEHLNNTLDTRIKEEINNRKKQEQLLIQQSKLAEMGEMISMIAHQWRQPLSALSTVIQNIHLRHSLGKLDKEYLEKQRVLSNALTDKMSKTIDDFKNFFKPNKEKQLFSIGDALQQTIFLIDDSFKSNNIKIENRISYDAIICGFESELSQVLLNILTNSKDAFLDLKIKNPCITITTKKAETHIRILIADNAGGINESIIHKIFEPYFTTKDSYNGTGLGLYMSKMIIEQNMKGELSVQNIPNGVKFSIFIPINIKNNFSLENKNQNK, encoded by the coding sequence TTGAAGTTTCTTTTTTTTCTTTTTTTCTTTTTTAGTGTTTTATATGCTAACTCAACGGATTTAAGTAAAGAAGAGAAAAAGTGGATTAAAAACAATGAAATAAAAATAGGTATTACAGATTTATATCCCTTAAGTTACTTAACCCGAGATTATCAAAGAAATGGCTTTGCAAATGATGTTTTAAATCTCATAATAAAGAAATTCCAAATTAAAACTAAATCAGTTGATATTACTCAAGGAGATGTAGAATCTGCATTTGAAAATCAAGAAATAGATGTAGCTCCTGTGATAAATCAAAAAAAAGTAAAAAGTGATTATGGTGTATACACTTCTGATATCTTAGAAATTAAGAATATTTTATTTGTAAAAAAAGAACAAATTAATATTAATTCAATTGATGATTTGGAAAATAAAAGAGTAGCTGTTATTAATGAAGCAGGAGCAATATCAAATATTAAAAAACAATATCCATTTATAAAAATAGTAGAAACAAAAAATGCGCAAGAATCTGCACAAGAACTTCTTGAAGGAAATGTTGATGCACTAATAGCTTCTCCTATTCTTATTCAAAAGTATTTGGAAAAAAATTTGATTATTGATTTAAAAGCTATGCCACTTATTAGTTTTAATCCTTCAAAATTATATTTTTTTATTAGAAAAGATAAAAGAGAACTCCAATCCATTTTAGAAAAAGGATTAAACTCTATTTCAATAAAAGATACTAAAAAACTTTTTGACAAATGGTTTTTAAAAGACTTGGCTAACTTACCTATTATGTTTACAAAAGAACAAATTAATTATTTGCAAAGAAGAACAAATATTAATTTGTGTGTGGATCCAGATTGGATGCCCTATGAAAAAATAGAGAATCATAAACATGTTGGTATTGTTGCTGATTATATGAAAGTTTTTGAGAAAAAAATTGGAATTCCTTTACATCTTATAGAAACAAAAAACTGGACAGAATCTTTAAAGTACATGGAAGAGAGGAAGTGTGATGTTCTTTCCCTTGTTCAAGATATAAAGTCAAGAGAACATTATATGAATTTTACAAAACCATATGTAACTGCTCCTTTGGTTTTAGTTACAAAAAGAAATGTAAGCTTTATTAGTGATTTGAAAATGCTAAAAAACAAAAAGATTGGTATTCAAAAAAACTTTGCATATAATGAAATAATAAGACGAGATTACCCTAATTTGAAAGTTGTAGATATGGATCACTTACGAATGGGGTTGAAAAAAGTTGAAAGAGGAGAACTCTTTGGACAAGTAACTACACATCTTAATGTTGCTTATGCTTTTCAAGAAGAGTTTTATGGAAGTTTACAAATATCAGGTAAATTTGACGAGAAATGGCATCTATCTGTTGGTGTAAGAAATGATGATCCCGTACTTCTAAGTATATTTGAGAAAGTAGTTGATTCTATAAGTGATGAAACAAAACAAAGAATTATTAATAAATGGGTATCTATTAAATATGAAAAAAGTATTGATTATAAATTATTTTGGAGTGTTATATCTTTTTTATTTTTTATTTTACTTTTAATTTTATATACATACATACTTCAACGCAACTACATTAAAAAACTGACAAATGTGAAAGAAGAAATAGAGATGTTAAATAGTACTTTAGAAAAGAAAGTACAAAGTAGAACTCAAGAATTAGAACTTTCAAATAAAAAACTAAAAATCAAAACTCACGAACTTGAACATCTAAATAATACCTTGGATACTAGAATAAAAGAAGAAATCAATAATAGAAAAAAACAAGAACAACTATTGATTCAACAATCTAAACTTGCAGAAATGGGAGAGATGATAAGTATGATTGCTCATCAATGGAGACAACCATTAAGTGCATTAAGTACAGTTATTCAAAATATACATTTAAGACACTCTCTTGGAAAACTAGATAAAGAGTATTTGGAGAAACAAAGAGTTTTAAGTAATGCACTTACAGATAAAATGTCAAAAACAATTGATGATTTTAAAAACTTTTTTAAACCAAATAAAGAAAAACAATTATTTTCAATAGGGGATGCTTTGCAACAAACAATATTTCTTATTGATGATAGTTTTAAAAGTAATAATATTAAAATTGAAAATAGAATTTCATATGATGCCATTATATGTGGATTTGAAAGTGAACTCTCTCAAGTTTTATTAAATATCCTTACAAACTCAAAAGATGCTTTTTTAGATTTGAAAATAAAGAATCCATGTATTACGATAACAACTAAGAAAGCTGAAACTCATATTAGAATATTAATTGCAGATAATGCAGGTGGAATAAATGAATCTATTATTCATAAAATATTTGAACCTTATTTTACTACAAAAGATAGCTACAATGGTACAGGGCTTGGGTTATATATGAGTAAAATGATTATTGAACAAAATATGAAAGGCGAATTAAGTGTTCAAAATATTCCCAATGGAGTTAAATTTTCTATTTTTATTCCCATTAATATAAAGAATAACTTTTCACTAGAAAATAAGAATCAAAATAAATAG